A genomic window from Coraliomargarita parva includes:
- a CDS encoding exosortase-associated EpsI family protein, which yields MKKVILISGLLILLSAFSLRAYFAFVPPPEASFHGVLSEAIPSELPGWDIKDMDMADSPESSERISRFLNFDDALFRVFQKDDTFVGLYVAYWTPGKASYRWAGAHTPDTCWVLNGWTREDRKYSVPFGSDDSDFQPAEFGVYSKDGNFQNVYFWHLVGGSSFGYKQEGMPNIFGALIDIKSHGLNLRQEQFFIRLSSNKSLEELKATPGFNEILKSLAPLGLAADPIVDSVE from the coding sequence ATGAAAAAAGTCATTCTCATCTCCGGACTCCTCATCCTCCTGTCCGCTTTCTCCCTCCGCGCCTACTTCGCCTTCGTCCCCCCGCCCGAAGCCAGCTTCCACGGCGTCCTGTCCGAAGCCATCCCCAGCGAGCTGCCCGGCTGGGATATCAAGGACATGGACATGGCCGACTCCCCCGAGTCCAGCGAACGGATCTCCCGCTTCCTTAATTTTGATGATGCCCTCTTCCGCGTCTTCCAAAAGGACGATACCTTCGTCGGCCTCTACGTCGCCTACTGGACCCCCGGCAAGGCCTCCTACCGCTGGGCCGGCGCCCATACGCCCGACACCTGCTGGGTACTCAACGGATGGACCCGGGAGGACCGCAAGTACAGCGTCCCCTTCGGATCCGATGATTCCGATTTTCAGCCCGCCGAATTCGGCGTCTACTCTAAAGACGGCAATTTCCAGAATGTCTACTTCTGGCACCTCGTCGGCGGGAGCTCCTTCGGGTATAAACAGGAAGGCATGCCCAATATCTTTGGCGCGCTCATCGATATCAAATCGCATGGCCTGAACCTGCGCCAGGAACAATTCTTCATCCGCCTCTCCAGCAACAAGAGCCTGGAAGAATTGAAAGCCACTCCCGGATTCAACGAGATCCTCAAAAGTCTCGCACCACTCGGACTCGCCGCAGACCCGATCGTCGACAGTGTGGAGTAA
- a CDS encoding acetyltransferase: MKSLYIIGAGGFGREVYAWAMQHPDAGQLWNIAGFLDDNPTALDGFEYPVGVVGTVDGFVFEEDALFLCAVGTSEIRKSICERMRARGAQFISLVHPSVVCGQNVSLGKGVIVCPQAVLTSDVRIGDFVIINCHSSAGHDVQIGAWTTVSGHCDLTGHTRLGEGVFLGSGARIIPGKTVGDGAVIGAGAVVIRSVQAGQKVFGNPARVFG, from the coding sequence GTGAAATCTCTCTATATAATCGGCGCTGGGGGCTTTGGTCGCGAGGTATATGCGTGGGCGATGCAGCACCCGGATGCGGGGCAGCTCTGGAATATTGCCGGATTTCTGGATGATAATCCTACCGCACTGGATGGCTTTGAGTATCCTGTTGGTGTTGTGGGAACGGTGGATGGTTTCGTTTTTGAAGAGGATGCGTTGTTTCTATGTGCTGTGGGCACGTCCGAGATTCGAAAATCAATCTGTGAGCGGATGCGTGCCCGGGGCGCCCAGTTTATTAGTCTAGTGCATCCTTCAGTGGTCTGCGGGCAGAATGTTTCGCTCGGTAAGGGGGTTATAGTGTGCCCGCAAGCAGTCCTCACATCGGATGTCCGGATTGGAGACTTCGTAATTATTAACTGTCACAGCAGTGCCGGGCACGATGTGCAGATCGGAGCTTGGACAACAGTGAGTGGGCATTGTGACCTGACCGGCCATACTCGCTTGGGCGAAGGCGTTTTTCTCGGATCAGGAGCACGCATCATCCCGGGCAAGACGGTGGGAGATGGTGCTGTTATCGGTGCCGGTGCCGTGGTGATTCGTTCGGTCCAAGCCGGTCAGAAGGTTTTTGGGAACCCCGCCCGGGTGTTTGGCTGA
- a CDS encoding SDR family NAD(P)-dependent oxidoreductase gives MSAKTTSQGKRILVLGATGTLGLAVVNACAHAGVTVVVSARDSERLRRLTVSKEIESVPCDLSDSAAIAELAKQVRPLDGVVYAAGLAPVKPLKYLKDDELRLCFQLNAEAPLQVTRELLRQKKLNEGASIVWISSVAAGGGTKGYAAYAGSKAALEASMRCLALELAGRRIRVNAVAPGMVRGEMADASADAISSEVLEQHFAGYPLGEGRPVDVANAVVFLLSEKATWMTGVTMPVDGGYGLQVGGKS, from the coding sequence ATGTCCGCTAAGACCACATCACAAGGGAAACGGATACTCGTTTTAGGCGCGACGGGAACCCTTGGGCTTGCTGTGGTCAATGCATGTGCACACGCGGGGGTGACTGTTGTCGTGAGTGCGCGGGATTCTGAGCGCTTAAGGCGACTTACTGTGTCGAAGGAGATCGAGTCTGTGCCCTGTGACTTATCGGATTCGGCCGCGATTGCCGAACTCGCCAAGCAGGTGAGGCCATTGGATGGTGTGGTTTATGCCGCAGGGCTTGCCCCGGTCAAACCACTGAAATATTTGAAGGATGATGAGCTCAGGCTTTGTTTTCAGCTGAATGCAGAAGCTCCGCTCCAGGTGACCCGTGAACTGTTGCGTCAGAAGAAATTGAACGAGGGTGCTTCAATTGTCTGGATATCATCGGTTGCTGCCGGGGGTGGGACGAAAGGATACGCGGCCTACGCTGGAAGCAAGGCAGCCTTGGAAGCATCCATGCGTTGTTTGGCCTTGGAATTAGCGGGACGTCGGATCCGGGTGAATGCGGTGGCTCCGGGAATGGTGCGGGGTGAAATGGCGGATGCCTCGGCTGATGCGATCTCGTCAGAGGTTTTGGAGCAACACTTCGCCGGCTATCCTCTGGGAGAGGGGCGTCCCGTTGATGTGGCGAATGCCGTCGTTTTTCTGCTTTCCGAGAAGGCGACTTGGATGACGGGTGTGACGATGCCGGTGGATGGCGGCTATGGGCTACAAGTGGGAGGAAAGAGCTAA
- a CDS encoding acyl carrier protein, whose amino-acid sequence MSLDQFISDFVEAVEDLEADAVGPQTDYRNLPQWDSLALLSVISMVDFEYGVNLKADELKSPSTLEALYKLIQTKKG is encoded by the coding sequence ATGAGTTTAGATCAATTTATCTCTGATTTTGTTGAAGCAGTCGAGGATCTGGAAGCTGATGCTGTCGGACCTCAGACTGATTATCGTAACCTACCGCAATGGGACTCGCTCGCACTGCTTAGTGTTATTTCCATGGTCGACTTTGAGTATGGCGTGAACTTGAAGGCGGACGAGTTGAAGTCCCCAAGTACCTTGGAAGCGCTTTATAAGCTCATTCAAACTAAGAAAGGTTGA